A stretch of Pueribacillus theae DNA encodes these proteins:
- a CDS encoding Glu/Leu/Phe/Val family dehydrogenase, with the protein MLTSYLVTEWTDPITKAKGYVAFDSVVNGVAGGGIRMREGVTKEEVQRLARTMTLKVAALDQPIGGVKGGIDYPSTAPDSKEVLKRFLEAHKPILMHMWGTSEDLGTRKEDIEHIIVHDLGLQSSAEALLNKLDNKEMIMSNLNKGLQLSVDGIPIVEVATGYGVSVATIEAVQWLGKDINAATVSIQGFGSVGATTAKSLSKEGAKIVAVADVNGTIFHPDGLDIDLLLQAKDEKGNIHREMLPAEYENLPRSAWLEQEVDVLIPAAIADAINEDNQSSIKAQLIVEAANIPVTEEAERILFEKEVYVIPDFIANSGGGGIFGALMYKNVSPDVESILGYLNKQISGATKSMLSQSAEQKITPRQAAIQQLDKDRVTLSE; encoded by the coding sequence ATGGACAGACCCTATAACGAAAGCGAAAGGCTATGTAGCATTTGATTCGGTTGTTAATGGAGTTGCAGGTGGAGGAATTCGAATGAGAGAGGGGGTAACGAAGGAAGAAGTGCAGCGATTGGCTCGAACGATGACGTTAAAGGTTGCTGCATTGGATCAGCCGATTGGAGGAGTCAAAGGAGGGATTGATTACCCGTCGACGGCACCTGATAGTAAGGAAGTCCTTAAACGTTTTTTAGAAGCGCATAAGCCAATTCTTATGCATATGTGGGGTACAAGTGAAGATTTAGGAACTCGTAAAGAGGATATTGAACATATTATCGTACATGATCTAGGACTTCAATCAAGTGCAGAAGCTTTACTCAATAAACTAGATAATAAAGAGATGATTATGAGTAATCTGAACAAAGGCTTACAATTGTCAGTTGATGGAATTCCGATTGTCGAGGTTGCGACAGGGTACGGAGTTTCGGTAGCTACAATAGAAGCAGTTCAATGGCTTGGCAAAGATATAAACGCTGCAACGGTTTCAATCCAAGGTTTTGGAAGTGTAGGAGCTACTACGGCTAAATCTTTGTCTAAAGAAGGTGCTAAAATTGTTGCTGTAGCAGATGTAAATGGTACAATCTTCCACCCTGATGGACTTGATATCGATCTTCTCCTACAAGCAAAAGATGAAAAAGGCAACATACATCGAGAAATGCTCCCTGCAGAATATGAAAATCTACCTCGTTCAGCTTGGTTAGAGCAAGAAGTAGATGTGCTTATACCAGCAGCTATTGCTGATGCGATCAATGAGGATAATCAGTCATCCATTAAAGCGCAGCTAATTGTAGAAGCGGCAAATATACCAGTAACAGAAGAAGCAGAGAGAATATTGTTTGAAAAAGAGGTATATGTCATTCCAGACTTTATTGCGAATAGTGGAGGTGGAGGAATATTCGGCGCTTTAATGTATAAAAATGTATCCCCGGACGTAGAAAGCATTCTCGGATATCTGAATAAACAAATATCAGGAGCAACGAAATCAATGCTTAGCCAGTCCGCCGAACAAAAAATAAC